From the Theobroma cacao cultivar B97-61/B2 chromosome 2, Criollo_cocoa_genome_V2, whole genome shotgun sequence genome, one window contains:
- the LOC18609285 gene encoding putative protein NRT1/ PTR FAMILY 2.14 yields the protein MVGGQERKGSGTSGFFPLSEEEISTADLLHTTTNTKRPAGWRAMPFILGNETFERLASFGLMANFMVYLQREYHMNQVQAATILNGWSGASNFAPVIGAFVSDAFIGKFWTIVFGSFSSLLGMTIMTLTALLPQLRPPPCTLEEQLHGQCIGYNKAQLGILILSLCWLCIGTGGVKPCSIPFSVDQFDLTTEEGRKGNNSFYNLYYTTQTIVLLITQTVVVYIQNDISWALGFGIPTFCMLFAIILFFVGTKIYIYVKPEGSVFAGVTQVFVAAYKKRKLNLPADGVDRQFYDPPLKRGLLLELHLTRRYSCFNKAALIEGDEVNSEGVCVNPWRLCSVQQVQDVKCLVNIIPIWLTSILGFLAMNQQGTFTVSQALKMDLHFGPYIEIPAGSVGVITLIAIAVWLPFYDRVLVPALEKITKQEGGITLLQRIGIGNLFSILTMLVSGLIETKRRHSALSHGGPDGVAPMSVMWLAPQLVLIGFSEIFSIVGLIEFYNKQFPEHMRSIGNSLIYLTFSLASYASSSVITVVHSVTERKGSNWLSDDVNTSKLDYFYFLIAGLSLLNFVFFLFCARRYHYKGSVKIIM from the exons ATGGTGGGCGGACAAGAGAGAAAAGGTTCAGGGACTTCCGGATTTTTTCCTCTGTCAGAAGAAGAAATTAGTACGGCAGATTTGCTTCATACAACTACAAATACAAAAAGGCCTGCAGGATGGAGAGCTATGCCTTTCATCTTAG GGAATGAAACGTTCGAGAGATTGGCGTCGTTCGGGTTGATGGCAAATTTTATGGTGTATCTACAGAGGGAGTATCACATGAACCAGGTCCAGGCAGCAACCATCCTTAACGGCTGGTCTGGCGCCTCCAATTTTGCGCCAGTTATTGGTGCCTTTGTCTCTGACGCATTTATTGGAAAATTCTGGACCATTGTTTTCGGATCCTTTTCATCTCTCCTG GGAATGACGATCATGACTTTAACAGCTTTGTTACCACAGCTGCGTCCTCCGCCTTGCACCCTTGAAGAACAACTACATGGCCAATGCATAGGCTACAATAAAGCCCAACTTGGCattttgattcttagcttGTGCTGGTTGTGCATTGGCACTGGTGGAGTCAAGCCATGCAGCATTCCCTTCAGTGTTGATCAATTTGATTTAACAACTGAAGAAGGGAGGAAAGGAAACAACAGTTTTTACAACTTGTACTATACCACTCAAACAATTGTCTTGTTGATTACTCAAACTGTAGTGGTTTATATCCAAAATGATATTAGCTGGGCCTTAGGTTTTGGGATACCGACCTTTTGCATGCTCTTTgcaattattttgttttttgttggaacaaaaatttacatatatgTAAAGCCAGAAGGAAGTGTTTTTGCTGGGGTAACACAAGTGTTTGTTGCCGCTTACAAAAAACGCAAGCTTAATCTTCCAGCTGATGGAGTAGATAGGCAATTCTATGATCCTCCATTGAAGAGAGGCTTGCTTCTAGAACTCCATCTTACCAGACGGTACAG TTGCTTTAATAAAGCGGCTCTAATTGAGGGTGACGAAGTGAATTCTGAAGGTGTTTGTGTGAATCCGTGGAGGCTTTGTAGTGTCCAACAAGTTCAAGATGTTAAATGCCTAGTAAATATTATCCCGATTTGGCTTACCAGCATCCTTGGCTTCCTTGCCATGAATCAACAAGGAACATTCACGGTATCACAAGCCTTGAAGATGGACCTGCACTTTGGTCCCTACATAGAAATCCCAGCTGGTTCAGTTGGCGTCATTACACTGATTGCAATTGCGGTATGGCTTCCATTTTATGATAGAGTCTTGGTACCAGCGCTTGAAAAAATCACGAAGCAAGAAGGTGGGATCACACTTCTCCAAAGAATAGGAATTGGGAATCTGTTCTCAATCCTAACAATGTTAGTTTCCGGATTAATTGAAACAAAGAGAAGGCATTCAGCCCTTTCGCACGGTGGCCCTGATGGAGTTGCTCCAATGTCAGTCATGTGGCTAGCTCCTCAGCTTGTCCTGATTGGCTTCTCCGAGATATTCAGCATCGTTGGACTAATAGAATTTTACAATAAGCAGTTCCCTGAGCATATGAGAAGCATCGGAAATTCTCTAATCTATCTCACCTTTTCTTTGGCAAGCTACGCAAGCAGCTCTGTGATCACCGTTGTGCATAGTGTCACCGAAAGGAAAGGCTCCAATTGGTTGTCTGACGACGTCAACACAAGCAAATTGGACTATTTCTACTTCCTAATAGCAGGATTGTCTTTACTGAATTTCGTCTTCTTTCTGTTTTGTGCTCGAAGATATCACTACAAGGGTAgcgtaaaaataataatgtaa